The genomic stretch ACCGCGATGAACGCGGCCGATGCCGATGCGGCCGAGGTAGTCACTGTAGTCGAGCATGTTGACCTGGAGTTGCAAGGGCGCATCCGGGTCAACAGCCGGACTCGGGATGTGCTCGATGATCGCATCATAGAGCGGTTTCATGTCTTCGCCAGGCTGTTTGTAGTCGAGCATCGCATAGCCATTGAGCGCCGATGCATAGACCACCGGGAATTCGAGTTGTTCGTCGTTCGCATCGAGTTCGATAAACAGTTCGAGCACTTCGTCGATGACTTCTTCCGGACGCGCTGTCGGGCGGTCGATTTTGTTCATGACGACGATCGGCTTGAGGTTTTGCTCAAGCGCTTTGCGCAGGACAAACTTCGTTTGCGGCATGACGCCTTCAAACGCATCGACGACGAGCAATACGCCGTCAACCATTTTTAAGATCCGTTCCACTTCGCCACCAAAGTCAGCATGTCCCGGGGTATCGACGATATTGATCGTGTAGTCGCCGTAGCTCACGGCGGTGTTCTTCGCGAGGATCGTGATCCCGCGTTCGCGTTCAAGATCGTTGGAGTCCATCACGCGCTCAGACACTTGTTCGTTGGCGCGGAAGATACCAGATTGTTGCAAGAGTTTGTCAACGAGGGTCGTTTTCCCATGGTCAACGTGGGCAATAATCGCAATATTTCGAAGAGCTTCTTGATGCTTCATAATTTCCTCCTACCTACATTCCATAGAGACACATTTCACATTCTGCCACAGAATTCGAATTCGTGCCACTACAAATCCACAAAGAAGAGACGACTCTGGGCATTACGTAGTCTTTGCCCCAAGTCGCCTGATCAACCACATCATGAAGAAGGAAAATAGAAACAAACAGATCACCCATGCCCAAGCAAGTCCATTCTGTCCGCTTTCCACGGCATTGTAGATACCAAGCGGCAGGGTCTGCGTGCGACCTGGAATGTTGCCTGCGACCATCAAAGTCGCACCAAATTCGCCCGTTGCTCTTACAAAACTTAACAAAAAGCCAGAGAGTAGCGCTGGCCATGACAGTGGGAGCGTGACATGCCATAGCACCTGCCAAGAGTTGGCTCCCATCGTCGTGGCAACCGCCTCCAGCTCCTTATCGATCATCTCAAAACCTGTTTTCGCCGCTTGATACATCAGAGGAAACGAAACGATGGAGCTGGCGATCACCGCTGCATACCACGAAAACAAAATCCCGTTGTCCGGAAAAATTTGACCCAGACCGGAACGCCCCAACACGACGAGCAGTCCGAAGCCGACCACCGTCGGGGGCATCACCATCGGGAGCAACAGGATCGACTCCAGCACCATTTTCCCATGAAACTCCCGCCGTGCCATCCACTTACCGATGAGCGTGCCAAGAATTACGGTGATCAGCGTAGCACATCCGGCGACTTTGAGTGACAGCCAAACGGGAGACCAGAACGATTCACCTATCATGATCCTCTCGTCCCTTCTGCTCCAAAAGCGCTGCACGAATCATCTGTCATCGTGCGTGCGGCACCACGTCACTTTTTATCGAAGCCCGCTTTTTCGAGAATGGCTTGGGACTGTTCGTTAGTCAAATAGTCGAGCAGCTTTTGCGATTTCTCCTGATGTTTCGTCTGTTTGAGCACCGCTAATGGGTAGACGATCGGAGAGTGGGAAGCTTCCGGCGCTGTGACTGCAATCTTTACTTTGTTGGAGGAAAGTGCGTCCGAACGGTAGACGATCCCCGCGTCGACATCGCCACGCTCGACATAGGTCAGCACCTGTTTGACATCTTTACCGAACACCCCTTTCGGTTGCACGACGTCCCAGACACCTTCATGAGTCAGAGCTTCTTGCGCATATTTTCCTGCTGGTACCGTCTCCGGTGTGCCCAAGCCGATTTTGTTGATGTCCGGTTTGGCCAGATCTGCCAACGAGGTGAGCGCCGACGCCTGCTTCCCTTCGCTCGGTACGATCAATACCAATCGGTTCACAGCCGCATCGCGTCTCGTTCCATCCACCAGCAGGCCCTGCTTCTCCAGCGCGTCCATCTGCCCTTTCCCCGCCGACCAGAAGAGATCGGCCGGAGCACCTTGCTCGATCTGCTTTTGCAAAGTTCCCGAGGCGCCCAGATTGATCGTCACTGCCACGTCTTTATGCTCTTTTTCAAAATTCGCTTTGATCGTCTCAAGCGGTTCAGCTAAACTTGCAGCTGCCGAGAGGATGATCTCCTCTTTCTGCACCACAGGTTCTGCCGTTGCGCATCCCAATGCCAACAACCCTGCGATCGGTAAAAGAAGCCAGCTCTTTTTCATTACTCATCCATCTCCATCCATCTCTCCAGCGCCTCATCTAACTCGACCTGCGCCAAATCGCGCGCTTCCAAGAGTACATTCAGCTTCGAGGAATCTGTACTATTTTCCGGGTCGAGAAGCTCGGTATCGAGGTATTTTAATTTCTCCTCGAGCTCTGCGATCATCGCTTCTAATTTGGCTTTTTGGTACGGATTTACCTTCTTTGTGGCCTCAGAAACTTCTGATCGGGTCGGTTGCTGAATTTCTACAGGTGTGTGCACCCGCTCATGCGGCTGGACATCCCTCTGCTGTTCCTTATACTCATCAAAATCGCCCAGATAACGGGTCAGCCCGCCACCTTCCAGCGCCCAGATTTTGTCGGCGAGGCGATTGATAAAATAGCGGTCATGAGAGATGACCAAAATCGTCCCCGGAAACTCATCAAGCGCCTCTTCTAGTGCTTCGCGGGACACGATGTCGAGATGGTTGGTCGGTTCGTCGAGCAGGAGCAGATTGGGCTTTTGAAACATCAACAGCGCCAGACGCAGGCGACTCCATTCACCGCCAGACAAGTTTTTGACCAGTCGAAACACGTCTGGGCCAAAGAATTGGAACCGCGCCAACTGGCCGCGCGCCTGCCCTTCCTCCATCCTGACCTCATCCTTAAAGTACTGCAAAACGGTCTTCTCTTCGTCTTGCGGCGCTTCCTCCTGCGCCAAGTACCCGACTTCCACGCGTGCGCCCAAGCGCACACTGCCCGCATCTGCCGTTTCGCGCCCGAGGATCATTTTAAACAGCGTGCTCTTACCCGCTCCGTTGTCACCGATCAGAAAGACTCGCTCGCCATAGGTCAGCACATCGCTGACCCCTTGGAACAGCAGGCGTGGCCCATACGAT from Tumebacillus algifaecis encodes the following:
- the modB gene encoding molybdate ABC transporter permease subunit encodes the protein MIGESFWSPVWLSLKVAGCATLITVILGTLIGKWMARREFHGKMVLESILLLPMVMPPTVVGFGLLVVLGRSGLGQIFPDNGILFSWYAAVIASSIVSFPLMYQAAKTGFEMIDKELEAVATTMGANSWQVLWHVTLPLSWPALLSGFLLSFVRATGEFGATLMVAGNIPGRTQTLPLGIYNAVESGQNGLAWAWVICLFLFSFFMMWLIRRLGAKTT
- the modA gene encoding molybdate ABC transporter substrate-binding protein — translated: MKKSWLLLPIAGLLALGCATAEPVVQKEEIILSAAASLAEPLETIKANFEKEHKDVAVTINLGASGTLQKQIEQGAPADLFWSAGKGQMDALEKQGLLVDGTRRDAAVNRLVLIVPSEGKQASALTSLADLAKPDINKIGLGTPETVPAGKYAQEALTHEGVWDVVQPKGVFGKDVKQVLTYVERGDVDAGIVYRSDALSSNKVKIAVTAPEASHSPIVYPLAVLKQTKHQEKSQKLLDYLTNEQSQAILEKAGFDKK